The DNA sequence atggtgcaatctgaagagGTCTTCAGTGCGTGTCAGGCTGCACTTACTCTTGATGTTCATGGACACAGACATAGGGGAATCCAGGCCCTGGTGGAAGACCAAGCACTTGACAGACTGGTCGTCGAGCAGGTCGGCCTGGATTAAAATCGTGCTGACGACCAGCGTGGTCCCGTCTCCCTGCTGGAGCGACGAGGACACGGCCGGGCCCAGCGTCTTGTTGTCCCCGGCCACATTCCAGACGATTTCGGCCGCCGGGCGGGCCAGCGCCGTGCAGTTGGCCTCTATCACGTCTTCAGACACGGTCCTGTAGGTCACCTCGGGTTTGGGCAGaactgagagaggagaaaacaaaacaaaacaaaaaagcacataaaaggAGTGATGTCAGTGTGATCTTTATAAAAGCAGCCAGATTCTGATAAGAGTGTGAGAACTTGCACTGCATGCGTGTTTGTCTGAATCGCTCTTCGCGGTCAAGAAATTCCAATGCGCAAGAAAACAAAGATGGACACCCTGGTCACATGGAGCATGCATTCCTAGTTACAAAAGCCTCACTTCTGCCCCAACAGGAAGTTCATTGTTCATTAAAACACGGAATTAGAAACATCGGGAGCAACATGTTTCCCTGTTGGGAAATAGAGGAAAAGAGCTAAGGAAGGAAAATGCAGCTCcgtaaaaaaaacatccctgcATCAAACAGCAGGAGACACAAAGGAAGGGCCTGTTGCTGGGTACATTTTTCAATGAGTGTACATTATACAACCTATATGAACTTACCTGTAGcatatgaaaatttaaaaaaaggataaatcCACAAAACATTCACAGACAATATATTTCTGGAAGTTTAACCTGGATATACTAGGAATGGTCTCCTATATCAAATGAACCATAATAAGGTTGGCAAGGTTGGGTGTATTGATGAGTGGAGCCTTTTTTGAAATCAGTGATCTCAGTTCTTGGAGACAGTTGAGAATTTGTGGGAAGATTGGGGGgctggtggggagggaggggggtggcgcTGGCCTCAGATATTTGGAATTCTGGAGGTTGTCGTCAGGTTGGTTGTCATACCAGAACAGTCATATAACATAACGGCAGTGAGTGAAAATTAAAtcctctgtttatttttgcttcccGACCCCACAGTGATCCCTGTACATGCAGTCAGCAACAGTAAAACAGCCAATGTAACCTGCTTGCTAGAGATGAAtgatgcacttattgtacgtcactttggataaaagcgtcggccaaaaaaaaatgtaatgaaatgaatgatCTGGCGTTGTCTTGTAAAAACAGACAACAACCACCTATACTATAGCCACTAACAATAAGCAGGCTCGGTTCCTGCTCATCAGACAGAGGATAAAGCCTCTATATTTGTCGCAGACGGATACAATGACACGCCTCAACTGACGAGCAAAATGAGCACAAAGACGTGATTAAGCTAGGTGGGAGTGGGAGCTCAAAGCCTGAAATCACCTCTTACAGTCTCACTAACGTCATGGATGACATAGTCCCTCTCAGTGGAAGTGAGACATgaagggaaagtgagagagagaaagagatagagggaaggagagagaaagagaaagatgaagggaaggtgagagaaagagatagagggaaggagagtgaatgagagagatggaaggaagttgagagagagaggaagaaggagagatagagggaaaaTTAAAGGGGAAAAGAACCATTTTAGTCACTGATTCTTTCTTATGGTTTGTGCTGAGGACAGGCAGTGATTTTGTGGAAGACAGAACCACTGCTGTTtggggctggcgggggggggggaattaatcAGCCGTCCTGCAACAATTGCCTCTTTCACAGCACTGTCCCGTTAACTCAACAACTCTATTGCTGCCGTGAGCGCACACATATCGCTTTGTACTTTGCCTGCCTGCATTCTGTTTCCCAAAgaggtgaaaatgaaatctaAATTCAGTACACATCTGCAATGAATTCACACTTCcgcaaatttaaaaatgtacgaTTGTTAAAAAGATCACAAGCGAGGTAATTTCGGAAAGGCCTATCTGAGGTCCTGAATAACCAAATGCACCATGAGGTTGGTGAAATGTGCCATAGAAAGGCCACAATCCCACTGCTTGGTCAGGCACCTGTGCCTCCAGCTTCAGAGTTTGGCACCAGACTGTCAGAAAGAATGAAGAATAGTAACAACAGTGGCTTGTTTCCTGGACCAGCAATTAGTATGAACAGTAAGAGCAGCAACTCATCTCCTGGACCAGTGCTCAGTATGAATAGTAACAGCAGAGACACGTTTCCTGGACCAGTGCTCAGTATATATGAACAGTAAGAGTAGTGACTCATCTCCTGGACCAGTGCTCAGTACATATGAACAGTAAGAGCAGTGACTCATCTCCTGGACCAGTGCTCAGTATGAATAGTAAGAGCAGAGATACGTTTCCTGGACCAGTGCTCAGTATATATGAACAGAAAGAGCAGTGACTGGTCTCCTGGACCAGTGCTCAGTATATATGAACAGTAAGAGCAGTGACTGGTCTCCTGGACCAGTGCTCAGTATATATGAACAGTAAGAGCAGTGACTGGTCTCCTGGACCAGTACTCAGTATGTATGAACAGTAAGAGCAGGGACTTGTCTCCTGAATTAGCTATCAGTATGGACTGCCCTGCTGTGACAGCACAAGCCTCTTTATGCTGGATGTGTCCCACATGTTGTTTTCACAGAGATATTTGTGTGCTCACAGCTCTGGgttaaagaaaacacacacacacagacacacacacacgtacacgcgcacacacacatacgcacacacattcagtagCCATTTGcttctttaaaattatttccttCCTCCTTGTTTCCCCTCTTTTGTTGAATAACCACTAAAAAACACTAAAGACAAATGACTCAGAATGACCTTTACATGACCCTCAAAGTATGCACATAAATAgaactacacacgcacacacacacacaaacacacacacacacacgcacgtgcacccacacacacacacacacacacacaatttcccTCCCTGAGTTATGGTCCTCTAACAGGAAATTTACATTCCATGAATTCTACATCCTGCCATACTTCATatgaatcaaaacaaaaagtgtgAAGGGAAGAAATTaggaaaaatattacatttttacttttcgTTTGACGCACAACTGGATTTTAAAACATCAGCCTAAATTATTTCGGATACTAATTTGCCCATTCAGGAATTCTGAAGTACTAACCAGATGAACCTTCGTATTCTTAAAATTAGTTGCTCTACTGTTTCCACTGAAATGTTCATCTTAAGCATCCTACAGTATAATACTCATGAAAGGGTCACGAAGGAGTATAGTATATACTAcagtatatactatatactataATGTAGCCTTAATCACTCCTAGGAAAGGCAACTTTAAATCTGGCCCTTGAAGTCcactgctgctttttgttttcaccataaataCAGGAACTGAATCAGACCTTAGAAAACAGCCAAAGTGATAAAACTGTGTTGACTCCTTTAATCAGTcagttaagtgctgagtaacaatgaaaactaGAATCAGAGATGGAGTGGCTCACCATGGTTGGAGCTGACCATTTGGTTTCTGTGGAGAATCTGTACAAAGTACTTCACcaacacgtttttttttgttctcttaacggcaaaaaaaaacataggcatttagcagacattctcaTCCAGCGTGACTTTTAGATTTTATATATAGTATCCATTTGCACAGCTGTATGTATATGGaaaaaattcaggttaagtatcttgttTAAGAGTACAATGGAGGTGcactacctgggaatcaaacccgtaACTTGTTACAGGCCTGATTCtgtacccattatactacacggCCACCCACAGTGCCCGTACCATAGACGGTGAGACAAGCCGTGGCACTCCTGCTGCCATCTGGGTAGGTGTTGAACTCGCATGTGTAGCACCCCTCATCCTCAGTTCTCACGGGCTTGATGGACAGATGGGATTCCCCCAAAGTGTGACTCACGGACACCCGTTCCCGGAAAGGCTCGGTCACCGTGGCACCGGCTCGCTTTGCGAAGGAGGCCACGTTGCTGGTGTCGCCCTGCTCCGCCGTCTTCTTCCACAGGACCTGCTGGACGCTCTCTGGCAGGCCGTAGCTGCAGGACAGCATCGCTAGCTTCCCGCTTACTGCTGTCTTATTCCCCTCCATAGTAACTCTCGCTGGGGACAGGATACAGACACTGGATTAGCGCAGCTTAGCATTCTCAGTTTAGACCACTGATGCAATAGCTTACGTTTAGACGTAGCCATTTGCTTTTTACAGACGTTTGTACACTAAGTGAcacttttttgacattttctgacACTTTGGA is a window from the Anguilla anguilla isolate fAngAng1 chromosome 3, fAngAng1.pri, whole genome shotgun sequence genome containing:
- the zgc:113337 gene encoding OX-2 membrane glycoprotein; translation: MVDAVQPLWLQLCVSLLVLSRIRGQVSAPPHLQALVGLPFTIGCNLTLGPQESLTQVRWEDEKKQPLLTYEPGQAASFISHRVDQTPSQQYYSAITLKRVEPGDKGIYLCKFDVYPTGLRTGTVQLSLTARVTMEGNKTAVSGKLAMLSCSYGLPESVQQVLWKKTAEQGDTSNVASFAKRAGATVTEPFRERVSVSHTLGESHLSIKPVRTEDEGCYTCEFNTYPDGSRSATACLTVYVLPKPEVTYRTVSEDVIEANCTALARPAAEIVWNVAGDNKTLGPAVSSSLQQGDGTTLVVSTILIQADLLDDQSVKCLVFHQGLDSPMSVSMNIKIGKALAILISVTTVATILIICMCICLWKCFIRRDD